Proteins from a single region of Weeksella virosa DSM 16922:
- the surE gene encoding 5'/3'-nucleotidase SurE, translating to MKRPLILVTNDDGITAPGIRALIDMTKEFGDIYVVAPDSPQSGMGHAVTIHSIIQTEEVLIEDDTRKEFSCSGTPVDCVKLAVSNILPRRPDLCVSGINHGSNSSINVIYSGTMSAAVEAGIEGIPAIGFSLQDFSYNADFEAAREYIQKIIKQVLNNGLPKGVVLNVNIPKLPKEELKGIKVCRQADAKWIEEFDKREDPRGRTYYWMTGEFKNLDKGEDTDEFALSQGYISVVPVRYDLTAHHVLMELKNWDL from the coding sequence ATGAAAAGACCTTTAATTTTAGTTACTAATGATGATGGGATTACAGCTCCTGGGATTCGTGCATTGATTGATATGACCAAGGAGTTTGGTGATATTTATGTAGTTGCGCCAGATAGTCCGCAAAGTGGTATGGGGCATGCAGTTACTATTCATTCAATCATTCAAACTGAGGAGGTTTTGATCGAGGATGACACACGCAAAGAATTCTCTTGTTCTGGTACGCCTGTGGATTGTGTTAAATTGGCGGTAAGTAATATTTTACCTCGTCGACCAGATTTATGTGTTTCAGGGATTAATCATGGATCCAATTCATCAATCAATGTAATTTATTCTGGTACGATGTCGGCAGCTGTAGAAGCGGGGATAGAGGGGATTCCAGCGATTGGTTTTTCTTTACAGGATTTTTCTTACAATGCCGATTTCGAGGCGGCTCGAGAGTATATCCAAAAAATAATAAAACAAGTCCTGAATAATGGTTTGCCAAAAGGTGTAGTGCTCAATGTAAATATCCCGAAACTGCCAAAAGAAGAACTGAAAGGTATAAAAGTTTGTCGACAAGCCGATGCCAAATGGATAGAGGAGTTTGATAAACGTGAAGATCCACGAGGTAGAACGTATTATTGGATGACAGGTGAGTTTAAGAATTTAGACAAAGGAGAAGATACCGATGAGTTTGCTTTATCACAAGGTTATATTTCGGTTGTTCCGGTTCGATATGATTTGACAGCACATCATGTTTTAATGGAACTCAAAAACTGGGACTTATAA